TTTATTGATTCTTTTCTCTCGTTACTGAAGATGGGGAATGACGAAGAAAGGGGAGAAGAAGGATACTCCCTCTGGTATAAGACAAACCCGTTCTTCTGGGCTGGTGTTCGGGACAAGCAGTTCGTGGAGATCAGTCCAGCAGCAATGCGCACACTCGGTCTCTTTAGCGGAGACGAGATAGAGCTGGTCCAGGGGGATCTCAAAGAGCGGCTGGGATTTAAAATATCGGACGTGCCTGACGATTTGATTGTATCGGAGGATAAACTGGCAATTCAACCCTCGGATGGCCATTGGGCAGAGCTGCACAGAAGAGAGTTACTGACAAGCGTGGCGCTGCGAAGAGCAAAGCGGAGTAGTACGGCGGAAGAGTAAATGAGATGCCGCTTAGGTCAAGGTTAAATATAGTGAGGAGTGAATAGCGAAAGTTTTGGGTGATTTTGAGGGATAGCGATAGTAACAGGAAGAATTACAACGGAAATCATCAGTTCCGTGCAGAATCCTCCACCCCTCGCTTTCAGTCACACCACTACGGTCCAGCGCAGCACTTGATCGCTCGGTAAGAAGACGACGCTGATGCTATCGCCCACGGAAAGCTGCCGATCTGGCCCTAACTCTAGTTCTAATTCATCGCCAACTTCAAAATTGGACTTTGATATTGGGCCTCTGCTCAGCGATGCGTTCCCTTCGTATATCGCGCCGTTAATCCGTACCTCAAGGTTGTCAAAGACCGATTCATTCAAGAAGTGTTCGGGCTCGGAAGCAGGTGAAAAAGCATTCGGTATGACATCTCCACCCATGTG
The Methanomicrobia archaeon genome window above contains:
- a CDS encoding type IV pilin; the protein is MLKDNRAVSQVIGEILMIVVVIIIAALVAAFSYDILYRSLEVSSVNILVDGAKAGSSHVTIVHMGGDVIPNAFSPASEPEHFLNESVFDNLEVRINGAIYEGNASLSRGPISKSNFEVGDELELELGPDRQLSVGDSISVVFLPSDQVLRWTVVV